Below is a window of Bos javanicus breed banteng chromosome 6, ARS-OSU_banteng_1.0, whole genome shotgun sequence DNA.
tattttttaatacagttgATTAATAATCTCTTGAGGCCTTAcaaattatttctgtgaaaattcaTCGTATCTGCCAAGACATTAAAAGTCACTGTATACGAGGAGCTAACTTGCCTCAGGTCTTAACTAGAGGCTAAGGAGAATTCATGAACTAAATGTCCGTTCTAACTTGCTTTCTGTATGGCTGTGGAACTATAAAATTCAGGCTTCTGGAACCAGTTTCCTTCTTCTGAACAATGCTTTTCCAAATTAGGTTATCAAGCTCAAATTATAGGAGTCATCTGCATTTACAGACCTAGATGGGCaacatttcttaaatttactaaggAGATTTATTGTGCtcgtgcttcagttcagttcagtcgctcagtcgtgtctgactctttgcaaccccatgaattgcagcacgccaggcctccctgtctatcaccaactcccagagttcactcagactcacgtccatcaagtcagtgatgccatccagccatctcatcctctgtcatccccttctcctcctgcccccaatcccgcccagcatcagagtcttttccaatgagtcaactctgcgtgaggtggccaaagtactggagtttcagctttagcatcattctttccaaagaaatcccagggctgatcttcagaatggactgattggatttccttgcagtccaagggactctcaagagtcttctccaagaccacagttctaaagcatcaattctttggcgctcagctttcttcacagtccaactctcacatccatacatgaccacaggaaaaaccacagccttgactacatggacctttgttggcaaagtaatgtctctgcttttcaatatgctatctaggttggtcataactttccttccaaggagtaagtgtcttttaatttcatggctgcagtgattttggagccctcaaaaataaagtctgacactgtttccactgtttccccatctatttcccatgaagtgatgggaccggatgccatgatcttcgttttctgaatattgagctttaagccaactttttcactctcctctttcactttcatcaagaggctttttacttcttcttcactttctgccataagggtggtgtcatttgcatatctgaggttattgatatttctcctggcaatcttgattccagcttgtgcttcttccagcccagcatttcgcaagatgtactctgcatataagttaaataaacagggtgacaatatacagccttgatgtactccttttcctatttggagccagtctgttgttccatgtccagttctaactcgtgcttagttgtgtccaactctttgtgaccacatggactagcccaccaggttcctgtccatggaattttccaggcaagaatattggagtgggttgtcatttcctcctctagcatggatcttcccaacccagggatcaaacccgcatctcttgcattggtaggcagattctttaccactgagcacctggTAAGCCTCTATAGAGTATTCATATCAAAATGTTAACCTGAATAAATCCAAGATTTTAACATCTAGTTACCAGGAAATAACACAGGATACAAAGGAGTAAGTTAAAGGACACCATgaggaagcaaaaatataaatacagaatGTGAGACACTATACAGAACCACTGATTCAATTTCTTCAAAAGCCAACTGGATATTAAAAGCGGGGGGcggtgaattccctggtggtcaagtggctaGGACTCAGTGTTTTATTGCTgtaggcatgggttcaatccctatttGGGGAAtgtagatcccacaagctacgtGGCATGGcctaatgggggaaaaaaataataaaaaggagaagggaataaaAAGGGAAAGGGGATTTGCTCAAACTTAATAGAACTGCAAGCATAATAATCAAGTGTAACGTGTGGACCATGTCTAGATTTTGGTGGGGAAAAAGAAGGCAACTAGAAAAGGTATAAATAGGTATAACCTATTGGGTTATACCTTTGGGTATAAACAGGAAAATGTGATTATGGACTGGCATTAGACAATAAATAttgagatgttaaaaaaaaagacataaactgAAAAAACAGATGCAGCAAATGTAACAAATGTTAACAATTTATTCATCTAAGTGATGGACATCTGACAACTCATGTCTGTACTGAAATAATTTAACAGTCATGTTACACTGTGTTTATGAAAATGACCCAATGTTTGATCTTTCTACATCATTACTATCTGCTTCACTCACCGGTTGCCAATTTCTTCCCTGTGTTTCAAAAGGGCTTGGCTGGCCATTTCTGGTTCTTCAAACTGCACATAGGCTTCTCctgtttttcttctccctctATAATCCATGACAAAAGTAATGTCTACTATATTCAGTCCTAGGTGTCcaaaaattattacaaattaGTGCTGCTAACAAGAGCTGTTTTAGTCCTACAACTTAATACATTCAATCACAttctaaaaatttcttttttattagtaAAACTGTGCAGCTAGTTTGCCAGTCTCAAAGCCTATacccacctaatgggaagaaaaTTATTATGCAGTAAAAAGCCAATAACACTCACCTATTCCCAGGATGTTTAGGGTCCAAGCAGTCCATCTAAAACACACaactctctctctgttttttgccATTAATTACACATTAGGTGAAATAGAAATTTAGACTAACATCACTGCTGATGCATATCTTACTGCTAAGAATTAGATAATAATGCCTTTAAATCATATAAATTGCTGTCTTAGACAAATACAGCCACTTTTATGAAAGAATGTTTTcctcatagaaaaaaataaaaacttcatgtGAAATCACTTTTAAATGTGACACCCTCAAAGATTAGCATGATAGGTCAAAATACTTATATAATCTACAAATATTGGAACTTCAAATGAAGACTTCTCCTGTaaacaagtgagccttaggaaacatcactatgaacaaagctggtggaggtgatggaattccagttgagctatttcaaatcctaaaagatgatgttgtgaaagtgctgcattcaatatgccagcaaatttggaaaactcagcagtggccacaggactggtaaaggtcagttttcattccaattccaaagaaaggcaataccaaagaaagctcaaaccactgcacaactgcattcatctcaaacactagtaaagtaatactcaaaattctccaagccagtttctacagtacatgaactgtgaacttccagatgttcaagctactttcagaaaaggcagaggaagcagagatcaaattgccaacatccactgggtcatcgaaaaagcaagagttccagaaaaacatctatttctgctttattgactatgccaaagcctttgactgtgtggatcacaataaactgtggaaaattcttaagagatgggaataccagaccagctgacttgtctcttgagaaatctgtatgcaggtcaggaagcaacagttagaaccggacatggaaaaacggactggttccaaataggaaaaggagtacgtcaaggctgtgtgttgtcaccctgcttatttaacttatatgcgaagtgtacatcatgagaaacactgggctggatgaagcacaagctggaatcaagattgccaggagaaatatcaataacctcagatatgcaaatgacaccacccatatggcataAAGAGAAGAAccgaaaagcctcttgataaaagtgaaagaggagagtgaaaaagttagcagcttaaaactcaacattcagaaaacagatcttggcatccggtcccatcacttcatggcaaatagatggggaaacagtgaaaacagtggcagactttatttttttgggctccaaaatcactgcagatggtgactgcagccatgaaattaagacgcttactccttggaagaaaagctatgaccaacctagacagcatattcaaaagcagagacattactttgccaacaaaggtccgtctagtcaaagctatcattttttcagtggtcatgtatggatgtgaaagttggactataaagaaagctgagcgccaaagaattgatgcttttgaactgtggtgttggagaagactcttaagagtcccttggactgcaaggagatccaaccagtccatcctaaaggaaatcaaccctgaatattctttggaaggactcatgctgaagctcaaactccaatactttggccacctgatgtgaaggactgactcaattgagaagactgtgatgctgagaaagactaaaggcgggaggagaagggaaagacagaggatgagatggttggatggcatcaccgactcaacggacatgattttgagtcaactccaggagttggcgatggtcagagaggcctggtgttgctgcagtccatggcgttgcaaagagtcagacacgacttagcaactgaataccactgaactgactgactaggaAAATGTTCACCTAAGATAAAAGGAAACAACGGAGGGAGAAGACTGTTGCTGTTCTTTAGtgacttagtcgtgtctgactctttgtgactccatgggctctagcctgccagtctcccaattatgggatttcccaagcaagaatagtgaagtggattgtcacttccttctccaaagcatcttcctgacccagggactgaactgaagtctcctgcactggcaggcagattctttaccactaagccactagggGAGCTGGGAGGAAGATGATATGAGGGCCCAAACATGATATAACTGAAAAGCACCTGCAAAAAAATCTACGATGTCTTTCTCGTTGCAACTATAAGGAAGTCCTCTCAAGCGAACCACTCCATCATTTACCATAGGTGCAGATTTGACATGCAGGCTCTTCATTAAGGCATCCACATCTTCATTGTTTATCTCATagactaagcaaaaaaaaaaaaggtatgcaaAATTTATATAACAAagaatccatttaaaaaataatcacactGGGTAGATTATATAAGAATCTAAAAACATACGTAATAATACTTCTCTGGTGAAAATAATAAAGGACATTTTCAGATGTTTACCATGAGCCAGCTGTAACATCACAACATCAGAGGTAAACTTTGTCAACATCCttgttttacagacaagaaacagGTTATTTTTAGCTTCATTTTCCCACCTTGGAAAAGGGTTATTCATAGTATCTAACTACTTCACTATTCATAATATTTAACATAGGATCAAATGAAACTGCTTTGTAAAGTACAGTTTAATGTAATGATTCCAAAAAGCAATAATATGACTCCACGTACCTTCCACATACCGCTGCCCCATGTACATGCGGTGTTTTTCTAAGGCTTTTTGCACATCCTGCTCGGACTCCATTTCAATTAAGGCATCACCCCTTCGTTTCCCATCTCTATTTAAGAGGAAATGAATTCCATTCTCACCATTGCGAATTCTGCAGTCTGAAAGTTTGTGAGTAAAATCAATCAAAACCAGAAATCAAAGTTTTAGCTCAATCATATCAATACAAGTAATCAGAGTTGcaatcttccaacaacaaaatgaagcaggatcCAAACTGCCTGCCATTTTCCTTACACAAACCCTCAGCACCAAAGGCATCCAAATGCTAATGATGGTAGTGGCCTCTTTAAATGTTTCGTGTGGAAAAGATAAGCAAACTTTAGCACATAAGTTTATGACCTCATGATCAGTAAATGGCAAATCAGGCTAGGCTCAACACAAAATGTGATTAATATGTCCTTCCAAATGTTTCTACAATTGGTTTGACATCATTCAAGGAATTAAAATATGGTTAGGTTTATGCATAAGTGTCTTCTTTGTTATGACCATATCCATAAGAACTCTAAAATATCTATCAGAATAACTCTGCAACAtaatttaacttttcctctttttcattaCCAAAGAAAAGACATCCCCAAACTGTGCACTCCTTATATTGGGAGCAAGTTGAAGATGTAAATACAATGCACATCAGGTACTTAATATAGTATTACATGTTTATTTAACATGTAACATTTAAGCCAGCATCTTCTAGAAGCCTCTTAAGGAgcaggaaaattaaaaatcagaggaaGATACAAAAGCTTAAAATCAACCATAAATACATAAACCTTCAAACATGTTATTaagggaacaacaacaacaatatatgtgTTACAAAGAACTACTGAAGTATATTCTCACTAACATATTTCCACTAACAGGTTATGCACACATTAAAACTTCTGAAAAAACTGGTTTCACACCATATagttttaacattaaaatttttgctATATTTAAGGTCTTTAAATCTGGTATATATGACAAATAATACATATGATGTCCTCAGAATGAGACAATTTCCATCCATCAAATAAGATGTCTACAGCATAGTCTAACTTGGATTTTATGGGAGTACCTTTTACGCAAATGAAATTACaactttttttctggccacaccatgtggcacatgggatcttagtcccccctCCATtaaagatcaaacctgtgcccctgcagtggaagcagagtctaaaccactggattGCAGTGGAGTCCCAAAGTtacatatttaaaacatacataaaatataccTGAGAAAAAGCTAAGCACATCTTCTACAGTGCAAGACCATGGCAATCCTTGAGCTCGAATGAGATAAACATCATCCACTTCCTCTCCCAACTTGGACGGAGGCAATTCATACTCAGGGAGAGGTGGAAGATCCTCCAGGTAGGTAGTTTTGGATTCcttccaagagaaatgaagaattgCAGAAATATATCTTGAACACGTACttagcaaatgtttatttctaCAAAAAGACTCTGAATGTTATTCTTTAGGGACAATTAGTTATTTCAGAGGCCaggaaaattcacaaatttaaCTCATCCTGTTCTGGCTTACATTGTCCTAAAGCAAGAAGCATACACAGCATAATGGCTTGgcagaatataaattttattccaggcttgtttttaaatttatcaattttaaattACACCTAATAGTGTTTTAGTTAAAGCGGGACAAGAGAGGTCCCTtcaatttgacaaatatttaaacACCTCCTAACCACAGTAGGCCATAACTGGGCCTCCATCTCAAAAAGCTTACCATGTAGCATAGGACAAGGACATGGACAAGATGTTTTAAGTTTATAGTTACGATAAAAGATATTATAGAAATTGAAAACAGAGCACAAACAAAAGAATCAAGACAAGATATGAGATGAACACTGAAGGCAGGCTAGAATTCTGAGAGCAATATATAAGGGCCAGACAGTCCAGTCTGAGAAGGGGAACAAACAGTAGGAACAGAAGCCCATTTGCAAAACAGCAATAATTGCATTTAGCTAAACTGCAGGGTGCAATTAGGAGCCAAAGAAGATGAGCTGGCAAAAGGAACTGGGTACCACACAGCAGAGGACTTGAGTGTTAAGCTCAGTGTGTGTCCTTAAACTGGTAGGCAAAGGGGAGCTAATAAAAGACATTTAGGAGTGTATAAATCAACAAGTCAGCAGGATACTTGCAAAGATTAACCTGTCAACTGGTATGTCAGGTCAACTGAACAAGGAAAAGATCATTAATCACAAAAGCAGTAGTGTGAGGTAACTGGAGCTTGAGACACATGCAAAAAACTCTATTTTACGAAACTAAACAAAAAGTGGAACATAACAAGGTTCTAACGAGCACCACAACCATAACCAGGGAAGACAACTCAGGTTTTAAGACTTGCACTCTACTAGGCTAAGGAAACAGATTCCTTTGTACCATCCTACCATTTACATGAAAACTTGTCTAATTTTAAGGAGTCAATGATAAATGTGAACGTGTAGCAAAGGCCTGATACATATTTAATAAGAATGCAACAAGCACTACGATTATCAACACGGGAAGACAGGCTCTAAGTCAAGTGACTTGCACTCTACTGAAGAGAGATACTTCATGCTTTTTTATGTTCCTGTCATTTTCACGAAGATTTACACATAATTTTAAGGAATCAATAATGCAAGCACAGTATAATACTAGTAAAGGCTCAACACATATCATTATATTAGctaaattcacagaaaaaaatatcagaaaaaaagagcAGCCAGGTCACAAAGGCatactattttcttttaatcaaaaCAACATTCCCCATTTTCCCAGAATTCCATAAGCATCACAAGCTTTTACAAAAAAGGGCAGCAAAAACTATTGGGCCCAGATTCAAATCCATTAGCTCAGCCACTGGCAGACAGCAGCCATGCTGATCAGCTTCCCAGTTTCCCGAAGTTCAAGGAGAAGCAAAAACTGAATTAAGATAAATACGACCCAAGGCATCAGAACATGTTAGTCAAAAAAAGTGTGCTGACATTTCCCAGACGCCACGTTAACAAGCAGAAGGAAAGCTTCCTATGAGGCACAAAATATTTGCAATCTGTACACACTTACTAAAAAATCAAGTAAATTACTGTAGACTCACTCCTGGGTCCCCAGGTCATCCTCAGCCCCAGACACCTCCTCTCCTcggcccccctccccccatatCGGTCTCCAAGCTGTCCTTCCCACCGGCGGTGACCCACGGTCCTAAAGGACCTTCCGTCAGAAGAGGCGGAGGTGACCTTCAGTAACTGGGGCAACCCGCCTTTCCCCCGGGACTCGAGAGCGAGGACAGCGCCGGGGACCAGCCTGCTTgtgcccccaaccccccaccaacCCTGCCCACGCGAGTGCGGGAAGCTTCTCAGCAGCAGACGGCGAGGTGCGCCGAGGGCCGCCCAGGCCTAGTGCTCGAGCGACACATAAAGTCCCGACCCTCCGGGGGTCCAGCCTCCCAACTTCACGACCGGGGGGCGGGGAGCGACAGGGATGCGCGGCGGGGACGGAGACCGCCTCACAAAACCTACCATAGGCCGGCGGGAAACAAGGCCTCAACATTCACCCCCAGTCACACTTACACTGCCCAACCGACCACAGACTCGAGAGGAGaacaaaaacaaggagaaaaCCCGAGGCCTGGGAAAGCGTCCCTTGTTCTGGGGCCCAATAGGAGGACTGGGCGGGCGGGGGTGGGAGCGGAAGGGGGGTGCGGCGCGTGCCGCGGAACCCCGCGCGCGCCGGCGAGACGCACGCCGAGGGGCGCGGGCGCGCGGCCGGGGGAGGGTCCGGCGCGCGGCCCTTCTCGGCACCCACGTACCTGGCTGTAACCCCGCGCCGGGCCCGCCGCAGCCGCCGCCAGTGACTGCGGCAGCAAAGGGGCGCGCAGGGCCGGGTACGAGGCagcggccgcggcggcggcggcggacgcGGCCGCTGTGGGAGGGCCCGCCAGCCTCCCGGCGGTCACAGGCCCGCTCTGGAAGCCCCGCGTCTGAgaggcggcggccgcggcggccccgagcagcagcagcaggcggcGGCGACCCGAGACTCCCGAGGGAAAGGAGCCGGCGGTCGAGTAGAAGGGCAGGCAGGCGGCGCCGGTGCGCCGGCAGCTGCTGCAGTTGCAGCCGCAGCCTCGGAGCAGCGCCCCGAGCACCCAGCGCGTCCCGGCCATGGACTCCGGAGGCGGCGTGGGGCCTGAAGGCGGCTGCGGCGGCAGCGCCAGCGGAGAGGAAGTGGAATCCAGGGCCGGGGAGGGGTGGCCAGGCACATGCGCCGCCGGCACCGGGGGCAGCGGCGAGTCGGGAGGAGGCGGAGGAGAGCTCGCGGCTCCTCCCGGTCTCCGCCCTCGGGGCGTGGCTGCCCACGGGTAGGGAGGGGCCGGGGACCGGTACGACCCGCCGGCGGTTCTTTCACTTTGTGGAAACTGAGGCGAGAAGAGGACTTCCGGTTCTGAGAGGATTGCCCGCTGGAGACGTCCGACGCCGGGCGGTTTCTCCCGCCTTGTGAGGTGAAGTGCCAAAGCGCCGCTTCTGGAGGAAATTGTGATACTCTGGTTATAATTGAGATGCCGGCGGAGATTTAATaacgctccccccacccccggcccagcTTGGGTTATGTGCGGAAAGCCAACTTTATTAGTTGTAAAATTAAATCTGTAGATAGTTATATGCTAATAACGTATATAGATATTCTTCCGGTGTTGGAAAATTCACTCCAGGTCACTTAGCTTTTATGGAAGACCCACATTAGTACCTATTTTTGTTAGTAGATAGCTGTGATATTTTTTTATGTGAAAAGACGAAAATTGAAAATAACAGCGTTTTGCAGCAGCCTTGATACAGGCTGAGGTGGCATCACCACGCTTTCTCTTGGGAAAC
It encodes the following:
- the GRSF1 gene encoding G-rich sequence factor 1 isoform X2 → MDGSAASNLTTQESKTTYLEDLPPLPEYELPPSKLGEEVDDVYLIRAQGLPWSCTVEDVLSFFSDCRIRNGENGIHFLLNRDGKRRGDALIEMESEQDVQKALEKHRMYMGQRYVEVYEINNEDVDALMKSLHVKSAPMVNDGVVRLRGLPYSCNEKDIVDFFAGLNIVDITFVMDYRGRRKTGEAYVQFEEPEMASQALLKHREEIGNRYIEIFPSRRNEVRTHVGSHKGKKIASSPTAKYITEPEMVFEEHEVNEDIRPMTAFESEKEIELPKEMSEKIPEAVDFGTTSSLHFVHMRGLPFQANAQDIINFFAPLKPVRITMEYSSSGKATGEADVHFDTHEDAVAAMLKDRSHVHHRYIELFLNSCPKGK
- the GRSF1 gene encoding G-rich sequence factor 1 isoform X1 — encoded protein: MDLSVSVISGALALHLTRREKPPGVGRLQRAILSEPEVLFSPQFPQSERTAGGSYRSPAPPYPWAATPRGRRPGGAASSPPPPPDSPLPPVPAAHVPGHPSPALDSTSSPLALPPQPPSGPTPPPESMAGTRWVLGALLRGCGCNCSSCRRTGAACLPFYSTAGSFPSGVSGRRRLLLLLGAAAAAASQTRGFQSGPVTAGRLAGPPTAAASAAAAAAAASYPALRAPLLPQSLAAAAAGPARGYSQESKTTYLEDLPPLPEYELPPSKLGEEVDDVYLIRAQGLPWSCTVEDVLSFFSDCRIRNGENGIHFLLNRDGKRRGDALIEMESEQDVQKALEKHRMYMGQRYVEVYEINNEDVDALMKSLHVKSAPMVNDGVVRLRGLPYSCNEKDIVDFFAGLNIVDITFVMDYRGRRKTGEAYVQFEEPEMASQALLKHREEIGNRYIEIFPSRRNEVRTHVGSHKGKKIASSPTAKYITEPEMVFEEHEVNEDIRPMTAFESEKEIELPKEMSEKIPEAVDFGTTSSLHFVHMRGLPFQANAQDIINFFAPLKPVRITMEYSSSGKATGEADVHFDTHEDAVAAMLKDRSHVHHRYIELFLNSCPKGK
- the GRSF1 gene encoding G-rich sequence factor 1 isoform X3 — its product is MESKTTYLEDLPPLPEYELPPSKLGEEVDDVYLIRAQGLPWSCTVEDVLSFFSDCRIRNGENGIHFLLNRDGKRRGDALIEMESEQDVQKALEKHRMYMGQRYVEVYEINNEDVDALMKSLHVKSAPMVNDGVVRLRGLPYSCNEKDIVDFFAGLNIVDITFVMDYRGRRKTGEAYVQFEEPEMASQALLKHREEIGNRYIEIFPSRRNEVRTHVGSHKGKKIASSPTAKYITEPEMVFEEHEVNEDIRPMTAFESEKEIELPKEMSEKIPEAVDFGTTSSLHFVHMRGLPFQANAQDIINFFAPLKPVRITMEYSSSGKATGEADVHFDTHEDAVAAMLKDRSHVHHRYIELFLNSCPKGK